In Dermacentor albipictus isolate Rhodes 1998 colony chromosome 6, USDA_Dalb.pri_finalv2, whole genome shotgun sequence, the following proteins share a genomic window:
- the LOC135897659 gene encoding uncharacterized protein: MEMREAQPYRVAVANVSGHVEYRSVLFAGESPPRRLVCSECRTVSATEPRYAMRGDVVCHECALSSPRSPRGDDAAVAAGEARPPGTGARRLPPPQPFVDGDVELLGDLEVLCAYAGLSCDFKGKLGVLSNHLSFTCACHTIECPRCGQRVVHRDIWRHVNSNACTESTTAPTTEHDPALVWAPAFLDWQPVLAPRTNSDRATLSVVSESTPVHRGWSAEAHGKRASVPARVGQDSQALAGTLLVRFPDIAASFGGASTGGTGLAKAKPAACSVDGSRGVEFFGSDQLVLDGFLLSMQAALFYDCADVSSLASSSTSLRKFVVFELLVLDVGGAKGAQPVVYCRWPLTRTVVLTLNGFCGLESSNLVLRAGVPSGGLRWAKRGDWTKIAVTESIDAEVVCKEFLAFGVVDVTVELK, translated from the exons ATGGAGATGCGCGAAGCGCAGCCGTATCGCGTGGCCGTCGCGAACGTCTCGGGCCACGTGGAGTACCGCTCCGTCCTGTTCGCCGGCGAGTCGCCGCCCCGACGCCTCGTGTGCTCCGAGTGCCGCACCGTGTCGGCCACCGAGCCCCGCTACGCGATGCGCGGCGACGTGGTGTGCCACGAGTGCGCGCTGAGCTCGCCCCGCAGTCCGCGGGGCGACGACGCGGCGGTCGCCGCCGGCGAAGCTCGGCCCCCCGGCACTGGTGCACGCCGGCTGCCGCCACCTCAGCCATTCGTCGACGGCGACGTCGAGCTCCTCGGCGATCTCGAG GTGTTGTGCGCCTACGCCGGCCTCAGCTGTGACTTTAAAGGAAAGCTCGGCGTTCTCTCCAACCACCTTTCCTTCACGTGCGCCTGCCACACGATCGAGTGTCCGAGGTGCGGCCAGCGAGTCGTGCACAGGGACATATGGCGCCACGTCAACTCGAACGCTTGTACCGAGAGCACGACGGCGCCAACCACGGAACACGACCCCGCGCTCGTTTGGGCGCCGGCGTTCCTTGATTGGCAACCAGTTCTCGCGCCGAGGACGAATTCCGACCGCGCTACTCTATCCGTCGTCTCGGAATCAACCCCGGTCCACCGAGGCTGGTCGGCAGAAGCCCACGGAAAGCGAGCCTCCGTGCCAGCTCGGGTTGGACAAGACAGCCAAGCGCTGGCCGGCACACTGTTGGTGAGGTTTCCCGACATCGCCGCGTCCTTCGGCGGGGCTTCGACCGGTGGCACGGGCCTTGCGAAAGCGAAGCCAGCGGCCTGTTCGGTAGACGGCTCTCGCGGGGTCGAGTTCTTCGGCAGCGACCAGTTGGTGCTGGACGGCTTCCTGCTCAGCATGCAAGCGGCTTTGTTCTACGATTGTGCCGACGTCAGCAGCCTGGCCTCTTCTTCTACTTCGCTCAGGAAGTTTGTCGTCTTCGAGCTGCTGGTTCTGGACGTCGGCGGCGCGAAGGGCGCCCAGCCCGTTGTCTATTGCAGGTGGCCGCTCACAAGAACAGTCGTCCTGACCCTCAACGGTTTTTGCGGGCTCGAAAGCAGCAACCTGGTGCTTCGCGCTGGCGTCCCTTCCGGCGGCCTGCGGTGGGCGAAGCGTGGGGACTGGACCAAAATCGCTGTCACCGAATCCATCGATGCGGAAGTCGTCTGCAAGGAGTTCCTGGCTTTCGGTGTCGTTGACGTTACCGTTGAGCTCAAATGA